Below is a window of Penaeus vannamei isolate JL-2024 chromosome 30, ASM4276789v1, whole genome shotgun sequence DNA.
tatacatatatatatatatatttatttatttatttatatgtatatatatatatatacatataaacatatatatatatatctatatagctatctatatatatatgtatatacatataaacatatatatatatatatatatatatatatatatatatatagatatatatatatatatatatataaatatatatatgtattgcatatatataaacatatatatatatatatatatgtatatatatatatacatatatatatatatatatatatatatatatatatatatatgtatatgtatatatgtatacaaatatatatatatatatttttatatatttatatatgtatgtgtcatatatttatatatatatatatattatatatatatatatataatgtatatatgtatatatatgtatgtatatgtatgcatatatatatatatatatatatatatatatatatatatgtatatatatatatatatatatatatatatatatatatatatatatatatgtatgtatatagatgcatatatatgtatatgtatatgtgtatatatatatatatatatatatatatatatatatatatatatatatatatatatatatatgtgtgtatatgtatatatatatatgtatatatatatatatatatatttatacatatatatgtatatgtatatgtatatatatatatatatatatatttatatatatatatatatatatatatatatatatatatatatttatatatacatatatatgtatatatatatgtatatgtatatataattatatatatttatatataagtatatatatatatatatatatatatatatatatatatatatatatatatatatatatatatatgtatatgtatatataagtatatatatttatatataagtatatatatatatatatatatatatatatatatatatacatatatatatatatatatacatatacattttatatatatatatatatatatatatatatatatatatatatatatatatatatatatatatatatatatatatatatatatatatatatatgtgtgtgtgtgtgtgtgtgtgtgtgtgtgtgtgtgtgtgtgtgtgtgtgtgtgtgtgtgtgtgtgtgtgtatgtgtgtgtgtatgtgtttgtgtgtgtttgtgtgtgtgtttctttttacctttttttatcttttctttttttcacaggaTACTGCCTACCCTTACCCTTGGTTTTTATCATatctgttcctcccttcctcaccctcctcttccctccttccctcccacaccctcctctcttcttccctccctcacccttctttcccttcgcCTCCATTCACCTTCATCAcccttatcttccttccctcgGCCTCCACTACCATTCGCCTGGCCACAGTTCTTCTGGCTACTGTCCGTCTGGCCACAACAGTTCGTCTAGCCACAGTTCGTTTGGCCACAGTTAGTCTGGCCACTGTtcgtccacctccatctccatgtCGTCTGACAACTGTTCGTCTGGCCACTATTCTCCTGACTACTGACCTGATGGCTGCTGGTCTTCATCTAGTTCCTGCAGCAAGTCCTGCATCTCCTGGCGTCGGGCCTGCGCTTCTTGGCCACTCTGGCCCCGCTCGGCCCTTGGCTGCCCGATCGCGCTGGCGAGCAGCGACATGATCTCCGGGAGCTCCGGGCGCTGCAGCGGGTCGGGCTTCGCGCACGCCCTCATCAAGGACGCGATCTCAGGGACGTACCCATGGCTAGATATTCTGTAGACGCTCTACAGGATCTTGCCGAACGAGTAGACGTCGGCGCTGGGATCTGCTCTTCCTCCGCGGTAGATCTCGGGGGCCAAGTGGCTCGATCTGCTCGCATGCGCGTTCCTCATGTCGTTGTACCAGAAGGGGCAGCTATTCCTGGGCGACACGAGGCCCACGTCGATCAGGGTCGGCACGTTCTGCTCGCCGACCATCACGTTGTCGGCCTTGAGGTCGTTGTGCGTGAATCCCTCGGCGTGGAGGCCGCGCAGGGTGGTGCTGAGGGACAGGAGCATCTTCAAGTACTCGTCCAGGTCGAAGCGCCTGCTGGCCCACGCTTGGAGGTCCAGGGTCCCGTGGCAGGTCATCGCCACCGCGGCGGGCACGCGAGACAGCCCCACCAGCTTGGGAAGCCCAGGAACCTTCCTCAGGGCGTGGAGAGTCTCGGCCTCCTTGAGATGATGGTCTTGGCTCTCTTAAACTTTAAAATACTTAAGGCACACAGGCGGCAAGCCGGGTCGACTGACGTCATAAACCGAGGCGTACGCCCCCTCGCCGAGCTTCGTCATCTCGGGACGAATGAGGCAGGCGAGGCGGATGAGTGGGACGCCTGTGGCCGTGGAGCGCTGCCCCTCCATGGGGTGGATCTCGTAGAGGCCGGCGATCTCGGCGGGATCGTCACTCGGCTCAGGAAACATCGAGTGCTCAATATTTGCCTGAGCAGAAACAATTTCCTCAGCCAACGCCATCTGCGGAATNNNNNNNNNNNNNNNNNNNNNNNNNNNNNNNNNNNNNNNNNNNNNNNNNNNNNNNNNNNNNNNNNNNNNNNNNNNNNNNNNNNNNNNNNNNNNNNNNNNNNNNNNNNNNNNNNNNNNNNNNNNNNNNNNNNNNNNNNNNNNNNNNNNNNNNNNNNNNNNNNNNNNNNNNNNNNNNNNNNNNNNNNNNNNNNNNNNNNNNNNNNNNNNNNNNNNNNNNNNNNNNNNNNNNNNNNNNNNNNNNNNNNNNNNNNNNNNNNNNNNNNNNNNNNNNNNNNNNNNNNNNNNNNNNNNNNNNNNNNNNNNNNNNNNNNNNNNNNNNNNNNNNNNNNNNNNNNNNNNNNNNNNNNNNNNNNNNNNNNNNNNNNNNNNNNNNNNNNNNNNNNNNNNNNNNNNNNNNNNNNNNNNNNNNNNNNNNNNNNNNNNNNNNNNNNNNNNNNNNNNNNNNNNNNNNNNNNNNNNNNNNNNNNNNNNNNNNNNNNNNNNNNNNNNNNNNNNNNNNNatatgtatatatatatatatatatatatatatatatatatatatatatatatatatatatatatatatatatatatattatgcatacatatatatatatatatatatatatatatatatatatatgtatatatatatatatgtatgaatatatatataatatatatatatatatatatatatatatacatagatgaatacatacatacatgcatatatatatatatatatatatatatatatatatatatatatatatatatatatatatatatacatacatatatatatgattatatatatatacatatatatatatatatatatatatatatatataaatatatatatatatatatatatatatatatataaatatatatacatatatatattatatatatttaaatttaagtataaaataaatatataaatatatatatatttatatatatatatatatatatatatatatatatatatatatgcatgtattatatatatatatatatatatatatatatatatatatatatatatatatatatatataaatatatgtataacatatatatatatatatatatatatatatatatatatatatatatatatatatatatgtatatattaatatttatatatatatatatatatatatatatatatatatacatacacatatacatatatatatatatatatatatatatatatatatatatatatatatatatatatacctatgtatataaatattgaaatatatatatatatatatatatatatatatatatatatatatatatatatatatatatatatatttatatatgtatatacatatatatatatatatatatatatatatatatatatatatatatatatataaatatatatatatacatatatatatacatatatatatatatatatatatatatatatatatatattcatatatatatatatattcatatatatacatgtatgtatatatatatatatatatatatatatatatatatatatatatatatatatatatatatatatgtatatatatatatgtaaatatatatatatatatatatatatatatatatatatatatatatatatacacatatagatatatatatatatgtattatatatatacatatataaatatatatatatatatatatatatatatgtatgtatatatatatataaatatatatatgtatataatatatatatatatatacatatatatacacatatatatatatatagacatatatatatatatatatataaatttaaatatatatatatatatttatatatatatattatatatacatgcatatatatatatatatatatatatatatatatatatatataatatatatatatatatatatatatgtatttatatatgtgtatatatatatatatatatatatatatatatatatatatatatatatatatatatatatatatatatatatatatatttgtatatgtatatgtatatatatgtatatatatgtatatatatgtatatatatgtatatatatgtatatatatgcatatatatgtattcatatatgtatatatatatgtaaattatatgcatatatgtaaaagtaaaaaaaaaaaaaaaaatagaaatcacatTAAATTTTGCCGCATCGTTTGAATGTCTGTATCATGTTAATAAgtaattgcgttttttttttctttttctgtatttccttTGTTCGGTctctggtattttttttctttttcttttcactttctttaataaatagataattaagtaaagaaaatctaatatatatatatatatatatatatatatatatatatatatatatatataaatatatatatataaatgtgtgtgtgtgtgtctgtgtgtgtgtgtgtgtgttcgtgtgtgtgtgtgtgtgtgtgtgtgtgtgtgtgtgtgtgtgtgtgtgtgtgtgtgtgtgtgtgtgtgtgtgtgtgtgtgtgtgtgtgtgtgtgtgtgtgtgtgtgtgtgtgtgtgcgtgtgtgtgtgtgtgtgtgtctgtgtatgtatgtatgaatccatgtatatgtatgtattgatatatatatgtatgtatgtatgtatgtatgtatgtatgtatatatgtatatatgtatatatatgtgtgtattatgtatatatgtatgcggaagtgtatatgcatgtatgtatatatgtatgtatatgtatatgtaggcatatgtatatatacatatatgtatgtgcatatatgtatatgtatatatatatatatatatatatatatatatatatatatatatatatatatatatttatatgtatatatacatttatatgtatatattcacacacacacacacacacacacacacacacacacacacacacatatatatatatatatatatatatatatatatatatatatatatatatatatatatgtatgtatgtatatatataataaatatatatataatagatatatgtcacacatatatatttatatatatttatatatatatatatatatatatgtatatatatacaaatatatatatatatatatatatatatatatatatatatataaaatatacatgtatatatgtatacatatatatatatatattatatatatatataatatatatttaaatataaataaatatatatatatatacatatatatatataaatataaatatatatatatgtatatgatatatatatacatatatattatatatatatatatatatatatatatatatatatatataaatatatatatatatatatatatgtatatatatatatttacatatgcatttgtatatgcatatgcatattcatatacatattcatatatacatacatatatatatatatgtatatatatatatatatatatatatatatatatatatatatatatatatatatatatatatatatatatatatgtatatatatatatatatatatatatatatatatatatatatatatatatatatatatatgaatatttgcatgtatatatatatatatatatatatatatatatatatatatatatatatatattcatatatatatgtatatatataagtaataatacatacacacacacacacacacacacacacacacacacacacacacacacacatagaaatatatatatatatatatttatatatatatatatatatatatatatatatatatatatatatatatatatatatatatatatacatgtatgtatatatataataaatatatatctaatatatatatgtaatatatatatatatatatatatatatatatatgtatatatatataaatatatatatatatatatatatatatatatatatatatatatatatatatatatatgtatatatatacatatatatacatacatatatatatatatatatatatatatatatatatatatatatatatatatatatattatatatataatatatatttaaatataaataaatatatatatatatatatatatatatatttatatatatatatatatatgtatataatatatatattatatatatatacatatatatatatatatatatatatatatatatatatatatatatatatatatgtatatatatatatacatatatatatgcatatgcatatgcatatgcatatgcatatgcatatttatatacatatacatatacatatacatatacatatacatatacatatatatatatgtatatatatatatatatatatatatatatatatatatatatatatatatatatatatatatatatgtatatatatatagatatagatatatatatgaatatgtgcatatatatatatatatatatatatatatatatatatatatatatatatatatatatacaaatacacacacggacacacattcaTTTACACCCCCCCGACagaaagacgcacacacatgcatttacccccccccccaacacaaacacgtgcacacacattcacagacatatGTTAatgttcataaatacacacatatatatacacacacacacacatatatgtagttaAAATATTACGCATTCACTTATGAACAAATACTCgtgcttataaacacacacatatacatatacatatccataggtatatatgtgtatatatatacatatacatatatatatatatatatatatatatatatatatatatatgtatatatatatttatatatatatatatatatatatatatatatatatatatatatatatatatatatatatatatatatatatatatatcgtgtgatTAAATTACGTtgcaaaaatatttatttacGAACAAATACTCGTGgttatacacacccacccacacacacacatatatacatttacagacatgcatacacacgcaggaGCAAAATTTGATTTGCAAGCATATGCAAGCACACGAACGCATGCTTTgacttttcgttttcgtttcgaGTTCAAATCAAACGACCGAGATGTGATACGTAATGTCGATTGCGTATTCGTGGCTTTTGATTGCAATTAGCGACCTCCTTTGTATCATCTGTCCTTTCAGTTCTGCATACAtggtctacctgtctatctctttatctatctaatcatgtactcatttatctatctgtattttttaaaatttctgtctgtttatccgtgtatctataaatatcttgTATAATGATCACTTTTATTGGAAAATGGTTGAAATATATCTATTCCGTGTAAACTCaaaatctgaaaataatgatCTGAATGATTAAAAAAGGTGGAAAGTATCGTAATATTTTTGCTTTAACTGCTAAATAAAGTTGTTTTGAAAACTCATTGactgaaggaggggaaaagggatttCAGTCCAATTCATTTTTATCCAATTAAAGTGAGGTTAATGATAAAGGTGGATATTCGTAATAGACTTTTTAAGTACGATAGGGTAAGAGTTCGGTATCGGAAGTATCTAATTAATAAGAGCCACGGCTGTATTTTCCGTATTTGTATCGATGACTCCCATAACCATATAAGCATATCAATATCCATCGAAGCGACAGTAACCGGGGTCAAGCAAGGGGTTTGGGTCAGCTACGGggcaagctatatatatatatatatatatatatatatatatatatatatatatatatatatatatatatatatatatatatatatatacatatatagcttagGGTTAGCTAAGCATGCCACAGCCACCACTAGGGCCACAGCCATCGggatttgaacacacacacacacagacacacacacacacacacacacacacacaacgtcatGGTTTCGCCAGTGTTTGAGAAATATCGAATTCGTACATCACttgatatatgttttttctcCGGAGTTCAGCACACGaagaaaagattatatatatatatatatatatatatatatatatatatatatatatatatatatatatatgtgatatgtgtgcgtgtgtgtgtgtgtgtgtgtgtgtgtgtgtgtgtgtgtgtgtgtgtatgtgtgcgtgtgtgtgcgcgtctgtgtgtatgtgtatttaaagaGAAAGGAGCTCTAAGAATAAAATTATCCTGTGGCGAATACTGTATTCGCAATTAGCGataatctttatcaccatcaaaaATATAATCTCTaaatataatcactatcattaaatCGCAAACATCTAAAAATGGAGGAAACACGACCATGGGATTTCCATATCATTATTCTTCACGTCCTTCTTCGGCGTATAGTTCCCTTCGCCTTCTGGTTTAGTCGCCATCTGCGGGTTGGAGTGAGACCGCGTTGCGCACTCGCCGGAAGCAGCGACAGCTATGGCGTTCCAACGAGTCTTACATGGCAAGCGCAAGTAATGTTTTCCGGAAAGTCCTTGAGGAAAGATTCGGCTGAAAGATGGATTTTCGGCAAAAAATCCAGTGCCTTTTGTATGTCTGCACAtcagtttataaataaataaatcacacatatgcatatatatacatatactcacatatacacatattttgttatatatcaacttatatctgtctacctatacatttaaATATCAGTATACAAAATCATATActgcatgtaaatacacatattgaCTTTCTTATaaagcacacatacagatacagaagatttatctatttatatctaccaCACGAATACactttataatacatatatacatatatacatgcacaacaactcatatatatacatatatatttattctgtatgtatatgtatatatgaatatatatatatatatatatatatatacatacacaattatatatatatatatatatatatatatatatatatatatatatatatatatatatatatatataaaagtacatacatttatgtatatatatatatatatatatatatatatatatatatatatatatatatatatatatgtatatatatatatatatatatatatatatatatatataagtacatatatatatatatatatatatatatatatatatatatatatatatatcctgtatatatatgtatatatacgtaaatacataaatgtgtctatgtacatacacacacacacacacacacacacacacacacatacacacacatacacatatatgtgtgtgtgtgtgtgtgtgtgtgtgtgtgtgcatatgaatatactgggtgtgtgcaaatatatatgcatatacatagatggatagatagatagatagatagatggatagatagatagatagatagatagatagatagatagatagatagatagatagatagatagatagatagatagatagatagatagatagatagatatgtgtatatatacacatataggtatatggatgtatataaatgtatatatatatatatatatatatatatatatatatatatatatatatatatatatatatttattcatatatatgtatgtatgtatcgtgtgtacacatatatgtgcatatacatacatgtatatatatatatatatatatatatatatatatatatatacatatatttatgtatacattgtgtatatgtacttatatatgaacggccatatatactaataaaacacacacacactcacacatatgtatatatacacatgccatacatagttacatacatgcatacatacatacatatatatatatatatatatatatatatatatatatatatatatatatatgtgtgtgtgtgtgtgtgtgtgtgtgtgtgtgtgtgtgtgtgtgtgtgtgtacatgtgtgtgtgtgtgtgtaaacacatatgtatattatccaCATTCAAACACAGATATGCATAGCTGGGCAGataaaacgatttttttctgctttcaaagacaaatatatgaa
It encodes the following:
- the LOC138867523 gene encoding dual serine/threonine and tyrosine protein kinase-like; translated protein: MALAEEIVSAQANIEHSMFPEPSDDPAEIAGLYEIHPMEGQRSTATGVPLIRLACLIRPEMTKLGEGAYASEAETLHALRKVPGLPKLVGLSRVPAAVAMTCHGTLDLQAWASRRFDLDEYLKMLLSLSTTLRGLHAEGFTHNDLKADNVMVGEQNVPTLIDVGLVSPRNSCPFWYNDMRNAHASRSSHLAPEIYRGGRADPSADVYSFGKIL